The Helianthus annuus cultivar XRQ/B chromosome 16, HanXRQr2.0-SUNRISE, whole genome shotgun sequence genome includes a window with the following:
- the LOC110918582 gene encoding tobamovirus multiplication protein 1, which yields MTRMLLSIPSPSSMKIFDLWSSSMKSWWEEINESRNWQDGIFFTLCGFYALVSVIALIQLIRIEIRVPEYGWTTQKVFHLMNFIVNGVRAVVFGFHMQVFHLHPKVFIWALLEVPGLLFFSTYTLLVLFWAEIYHQARSLPTDKLRTTYVCVNVGVYIIQAGIWIYLRVDDNSTVQFVGKIFIAVVSFMAALGFLIYGGRLFFMLRRFPIESKGRRKKLHEVGSVTAICFTCFVVRCFVDVLSAFDAEMSLDVLDHPVLNLIFYMLTEILPSALVLFILRKLPPKRVSAQYHPIR from the exons ATGACGCGAATGCTACTGAGCATCCCGTCGCCATCGTCGATGAAGATATTCGATCTGTGGTCATCTTCGATGAAGAGCTGGTGGGAGGAAATCAACGAATCCAGGAATTGGCAGGACGGAATCTTCTTCACTCTATGTGGTTTTTACGCTCTCGTTTCCGTCATAGCTCTT ATTCAGTTGATTAGGATTGAAATCAGAGTGCCTGAATATGGCTGGACAACTCAAAAGGTTTTCCACCTTATGAATTTCATTGTAAATGGAG TGCGTGCGGTTGTTTTTGGATTTCATATGCAAGTGTTCCATTTGCATCCCAAG GTTTTCATTTGGGCGCTTCTAGAAGTTCCGGGGTTACTTTTCTTTTCAACGTATACTCTCCTTGTCCTATTTTGGGCTGAGATATATCATCAG GCTAGAAGTTTGCCGACAGATAAGCTCAGGACTACTTATGTGTGTGTTAATGTGGGAGTTTATATCATTCAG GCTGGTATCTGGATATACCTCCGGGTAGACGACAACAGCACAGTTCAATTTGTTGGAAAAATATTTATTGCCG TTGTATCGTTCATGGCAGCATTGGGATTCTTGATTTATGGAGGAAG ACTGTTTTTCATGCTGAGACGTTTTCCTATTGAATCTAAAGGGAGAAGGAAGAAACTTCATGAG GTTGGATCTGTGACAGCAATATGTTTTACCTGTTTCGTTGTAAGATGCTTTGTG GACGTTTTATCAGCTTTTGATGCAGAGATGTCATTAGATGTTCTTGATCATCCTGTTCTTAACTTGATCTTCTACATG CTAACGGAGATCCTCCCTTCGGCTCTGGTGCTGTTCATTCTAAGGAAGCTGCCACCCAAGAGAGTTTCGGCGCAGTATCACCCGATTCGTTAG